Proteins encoded together in one Eubalaena glacialis isolate mEubGla1 chromosome 7, mEubGla1.1.hap2.+ XY, whole genome shotgun sequence window:
- the LOC133095038 gene encoding histone H2A type 1, whose product MSGRGKQGGKARAKAKTRSSRAGLQFPVGRVHRLLRKGNYAERVGAGAPVYLAAVLEYLTAEILELAGNAARDNKKTRIIPRHLQLAIRNDEELNKLLGKVTIAQGGVLPNIQAVLLPKKTESHHKAKGK is encoded by the coding sequence ATGTCTGGACGTGGTAAGCAAGGCGGCAAAGCTCGCGCCAAGGCCAAGACCCGCTCCTCGCGGGCCGGGCTCCAGTTTCCCGTAGGCCGAGTGCACCGCCTGCTCCGCAAAGGCAACTACGCCGAGCGGGTCGGGGCCGGCGCGCCGGTGTATCTGGCCGCGGTACTGGAGTACCTGACGGCCGAGATCCTGGAGTTGGCGGGCAACGCGGCCCGGGACAATAAGAAGACGCGCATCATCCCGCGCCACCTGCAGCTGGCCATCCGTAACGACGAAGAGCTCAACAAGCTGCTGGGCAAAGTCACCATCGCTCAGGGCGGCGTCCTGCCCAACATCCAGGCCGTGCTGCTGCCCAAGAAGACTGAGAGTCACCACAAGGCCAAGGGCAAGTAA
- the LOC133095044 gene encoding histone H2B type 1-L-like, translated as MPELAKSAPAPKKGSKKAVTKTQKKDGKKRKRSRKESYSIYVYKVLKQVHPDTGISSKAMGIMNSFVNDIFERIAGEASRLAHYNKRSTITSREIQTAVRLLLPGELAKHAVSEGTKAVTKYTSSK; from the coding sequence atgcCTGAGTTGGCTAAATCCGCCCCGGCTCCGAAGAAGGGGTCCAAGAAAGCGGTGACCAAGACCCAGAAGAAAGATGGCAAGAAGCGCAAGCGCAGTCGCAAGGAGAGCTACTCTATCTACGTGTACAAAGTACTGAAGCAGGTCCACCCGGACACCGGCATCTCGTCCAAGGCCATGGGCATCATGAACTCATTTGTCAACGACATTTTCGAGCGCATCGCGGGCGAGGCGTCCCGCCTGGCGCATTACAACAAGCGTTCGACCATCACCTCCAGGGAGATCCAGACGGCCGTGCGCCTGCTGCTGCCCGGGGAGCTGGCCAAGCACGCCGTGTCCGAGGGCACCAAGGCCGTCACCAAGTATACCAGCTCTAAGTGA
- the LOC133095662 gene encoding LOW QUALITY PROTEIN: olfactory receptor 2B6-like (The sequence of the model RefSeq protein was modified relative to this genomic sequence to represent the inferred CDS: deleted 1 base in 1 codon): MILILGVDGLGAKEEKGREPRVEPFNINRLNESVPQVFILLAFSDRPWLELPLFVVFLVSYILTILGNPAIILVLRLDFKLHTPMYFFLTNLSLLDLCYTTSAVPQMLVNICSIRKVIRYGSCVAQLFISPALGSTECLLLAVMSFDRFVAICQPLHYLVIMHQRRCLQLAAASWIRGFSNSVWQSTLTLQMPLCGHKEVDHFFCEVPALLKLSCVETTANEAELFFISVLFLLIPVTFISYAFIVQAVLRIQSAEGRQKVFGTCGSRLIVVSLFYGTAIYMYLQPPSPASKDRGKMVSLFYGIITPMLNPLIYTLRNKDVKGAFTRLIARIFLIKK; encoded by the exons ATGATCCTTATTTTGGGGGTAGATGGTTTGGGAgctaaggaagaaaaaggaag GGAACCAAGAGTTGAACCATTTAACATAAATAGGCTCAATGAGAGTGTCCCCCAAGTGTTCATCCTCTTAGCTTTCTCAGATCGACCGTGGCTGGAGCTTCCACTTTTTGTGGTGTTCCTGGTTTCCTATATCTTGACCATCTTGGGCAATCCGGCAATAATTCTCGTGTTACGTCTGGATTTCAAACTCCATACccccatgtatttttttcttaccaaTCTCTCACTCTTGGACCTTTGCTACACCACAAGTGCAGTTCCACAAATGCTGGTAAACATATGCAGCATCAGGAAGGTAATTAGATATGGCAGCTGTGTGGCCCAACTTTTCATTTCCCCGGCCTTGGGTTCCACTGAATGTCTGCTCCTGGCCGTCATGTCCTTTGATAGGTTTGTA GCTATTTGTCAGCCTCTCCATTACTTAGTCATCATGCACCAAAGGCGCTGCCTCCAATTGGCAGCTGCATCCTGGATTAGAGGCTTCAGCAACTCAGTATGGCAGTCCACCTTGACGCTGCAGATGCCACTCTGTGGCCACAAAGAAGTGGATCACTTCTTCTGTGAAGTCCCTGCTCTGCTCAAGTTGTCATGTGTAGAGACAACAGCAAATGAGGCTGAACTATTCTTTATCAGTGTGCTATTCCTTCTAATACCCGTGACATTCATATCATATGCTTTTATTGTACAAGCAGTGTTGAGAATACAATCAGCTGAAGGTCGGCAAAAGGTATTTGGAACATGTGGCTCCCGTTTAATAGTGGTGTCACTTTTTTATGGCACTGCTATCTACATGTATCTGCAACCACCATCCCCTGCCTCCAAGGACCGAGGAAAGATGGTATCCCTTTTCTATGGAATCATCACGCCCATGTTGAACCCCCTTATATACACACTTAGAAACAAAGATGTAAAGGGAGCATTTACGAGGTTGATTGCAAGGATTTTCTTAATCAAGAAATAG